In Planctomycetota bacterium, the DNA window TGCTCGGCCTCATCGAAGTTGAGCACGAGCCCGTCGATCTTCTGGAGCAGCTGCTCGAGCTCGGGACGGGCGGTGTCGATCCACAGGTCCATCGTGTCGGCCACCGCCAGCCGGCGCTCCCCGAGCTGCTCGAGCAGGCTCAGCTGCACCGCCGGGTGCGTGTTGGCCAGGAAGACGTACCGGCTATCGCGGAAGTGCGGCGGGACGGCCGGCGGCTCCTCGGCCAGCACGCCCAGGTCGGTGTAGAGCGTCTCGCGCTGGTCCATGTTGTCGAGGTACTTGCCGCCCCAGCGGAAGGTCTTGGAGCCCGATCGGACCTCGAGCCCGCTGTGGTCCACGCCCGCGAAGCGGTCGATCGTGGATCGCAGCTGCTCGGGGAAGTCGTCCCCCACCACGCCCACCACCCGGACGGGCCGGCAGTAGAACGACGCGGCGGCGGCGAAGTAGGTGCACGACCCGCCCAGCACGTTCTCGCGGTGGCCGTGGTCGGGGGTGTAGACGGTATCGATGCCGACGGTTCCGGTGACGATCAGGGGCATGCCCGAGCATAGGTGCCGCGTGACGCGGACCCGGCGTCGCTACGCTCGGCCGCGTGAACGCGGAGCAGCAGCATTCCGGCCGGGCCGGCCTGGCCTACGGCCTCGCGGCGTACGCCTGGTGGGGCAGCGCCGTGCCGATCTACCTGCACGCCCTGAGCCAGGGCACGTGGTCGGCCGACCCGATGGAGCTGCTCGCCCAGCGGGTGTGGTTCGGGCTGCCGCTGGTGCTCGGGCTGCTCGCGCTGCGGGGCCGGATGGGCGAGCTGCGGGCGGCGCTCGGCGATCGGCGGATGCTGGGCACGCTGCTGGTGAGCTCCGCGCTGCTGGTGGCCAACTGGTTCGCGTTCATCTGGGCTGTGGGCAACGACCGGCTGCTGGATTCGAGCCTGGGCTACTACCTCAACCCGCTGGTGTCGGTGGCGCTGGGCATGCTGGTGCTGGGCGAGCGGCCCCGGCGGCTGCAGCTCGCCGCCATCGGCATGTGCGTCGTGGCGGTCGCGTGGCTGACCTACCAGCGGGGCAGCCTGCCGTGGGTCGCCGTCACCGTGGCGCTGAGCTTCGGGATGTACGGCCTGGTGCGCAAGCGAGCGACGGTGAAGCCCATGCCCGGGCTGTGCGTCGAGCTGATCATCCTGCTGCCGCTGATGGCGGGCATCTACGCGGCCCTGTTCTCGGCCGGCCGCGCCGAGATCCTCGACGGCCGCCCGGTGCAGATGGGGCTGATGGCGCTCAGCGGCGTGATGATCGTGGTGCCGCTGCTGTGGTTCGCCGCCGCCGCCCACCGGCTGCGGCTGGCGACGCTGGGCATGCTGCAGTACATCGGGCCGTCCGGCCAGTTCCTGCTCGCGCTGTACTACGGCGAGGCCCTCAACCGCCACACCCTGGCGACCTTCGTGGTCATCTGGATCGCGCTGGGGCTCTACAGCTGGGACGCATGGCGGGGCACGCGGGGCACGGGCTGAGTCCCGGTACGCTCGCGCCTACTTCCCCTTCACCTTCGCCCACGCATCCTTCAGCGTCACGGTGCGATTGAAGACCGGCGTGCCCTCCGTCGACTCCCGATCGATGCAGAAGTACCCCAGCCGCTCGAACTGGAAGCGTTCGATGTGGTCCTGGAACACGCCGGTGCCCGCGGCCCGTTCCTCGTCGCTCGTCGGCCAGTGCGGCTCGAGCTTCGCATGCACGGTCTTCAGCGAGTCGCGATTGAGGTTTTCAAGGAAGCTCCAGTCCTCGCCCGCGTCCTTGGGCCTGCGATCGGGCTGCTCGACCGTGAATAGGCGATCGAACGCACGCACCTCGGCGTCGACGGCGTGCTCCGCGCTCACCCAGTGCAGCGTGCCCTTGACCTTGCGGACGGCGCCCCCCGCATCCGGCGGCGGGTTGTTGCCCCCCCGCGTCTGCGGGTCGTAGGTGCACACGATCTCGACGATCCGCTCGCCGTCCTTCACGACGTCGACGCAGGTGATCCAGTAGCCCGCCCGCAGGCGGACCTCCCGCCCCGGCCCCAGCCGGAAGAACTTCTTGGGCGGATCCTCCATGAAGTCGTCGCGCTCGATGTAGAGCGTGCCGGTGAAGGGCACCCGCCGGACGCCCGCGTCGGGATCCTCGGGATTGTTCTGGGCGTCCATCCACTCGGTGCGATCGGCGTCGCCGTGCTCGCCCCAGTTCTGGATCGTGACCCTGAGCGGATCGAGCACGCACATCCGCCGCGGCGCGCGCTGGTTGAGGTCGTCGCGGACGGCGTTCTCGAGGCGGCCGATGTCGATGAGCGCGTTGAACTTGGTGACGCCGCCGTCGTCGCAGAACGCCCGGATCGCCCGGGGCGTCACGCCGCGCCGCTTCAGCCCGCTGAGCGTGGGCATCCGCGGATCATCCCAGCCCGACACGTGGCCCTCCTCGACGAGCTGGCGGAGCCGGCGCTTGCTGGTGACGGTGTAGCTCGGGCTCCACCGCGCGAACTCGATCTGCTGCGGGTGGTGGATGGGCTCGGCACGATCCCGGTTGATCGCGTCGATCAGCCAGTCGTACAGCGGGCGGTGGTCCTCGAACTCGAGCGTGCAGATCGAGTGGGTGATGCCCTCGATCGAGTCCTCCAGCCCGTGCGCCCAGTCGTACATGGGGTAGACGTGCCAGGCATCACCCGTGCGGTGGTGCGGCGCGTTGAGCACGCGGTACAGCACCGGATCCCGCAGGTTGATGTTGGGCGAGGCCATGTCGATCTTGGCCCGCAGCACCCGGCTGCCGTCGGGGAAGGCGCCCGCCTTCATCTGCTCGAACAGGTCGAGGCTCTCGGTCGTGGGGCGATCGCGGTATGGGCTCGGCGTGCCGGGCTCCGTGAGCGTGCCCCGCGTCTCGCGGATCTGCTCGGCCGTCTGCTCGTCGACGTAGGCCAGCCCCTTGCCGATGAGGTCCTGCGCCCACGCGTACATCCGCTCGAAGTAGTCCGAGGCGAAGCGGACGCCCGCGAGCGGGTCGGCCTCACGCATGCCGGGCCACTCGAACCCGAGCCAGCGCACGTCGCCCACGATCGCGTCGACGTACCGCTGCTCCTCCTTGGCGGGGTTGGTGTCGTCGAAGCGGAGGCTGCAGGCGCCGCCGTAGCGCCGGGCCAGCCCGAAGTTCAGGCAGATGCTCTTGGCGTGCCCGATGTGCAGGTAGCCGTTGGGCTCGGGCGGGAAGCGAGTGCGGACGACCGAGGCGTCGCCCGCGGCTCCCCACCGCCCGGCGGCGACGTCGGCGTCGATGGCCTCCTCGATGAAGTGCTTCTGCCGCTGCGGGGCCGTGGGCGATTCGGTGGTCATGGCGGAGGGTATCGACGCGACGCCGTCCAACGGGCGCATTCGCCAGTCTCACACCAAGGAGCCGCGAACGCCTACGCCGCCCCGTTCTTGGCCTCGATCGCCGCCGCCAGCTGCTCGGTGTTGATCGCGAAGGGGTTGTCGGGATGGTTGAGCGCAGCGCCGGCGATGGGCGTCTGCGGGTGCTTGGCGCCGTTCTGCAGCACCTCGAGCAGCTGCTCGGGCGTCGCGCGGGCGAGCTTGAGGTTGGGGTTCTTCTCGTGCAGCGTCGCCAGCCGCTGCGGCTCGCTGAAGACGGTCACCAGCAGCCGCTCGCCGTCGCGGAGGTAGGCGAACTGGCCGTTGGTGGTGGCCACGCCCAGCATCTCCAGCGACGCCACGACCCGGTGCACCATCTCGATGGCCTGGGGGTGTCGCGTCTTGCGGGCGTGGTCGACGGCGCAGTCCAGGCACGCCGGGGGCAGGGATCCCTTGACATTGTAATAGAACGCGCACAGATCGGGGAAGAAGTGGCCGTAGCCGTTGGACTCGCCCGGCTTGGCGTTCACCACGAAGCCGTCGGCGCGGCCGCGGAAGCCACAGACGTACCCCAGGGCGGCGGGCAGCTTGCCCTCCACGATCGCCGGCGGCTCGTCGGGACCGAAGACGCCCTGGGCCCGCTCGGGCGAGGTGAACACGGGCACGAGCTTCTTGTCGCCGGCATTGAGCAGCGACAGCGGCAGGCCCGACTGGCCCGCCTGCACCGCCGCCTGTGCGTCGGCCGGCCGGGCGGCGAAGTACCACGACGGCAGCTCGCAGAACTCCTTCCAGAACTCCTGCTCGGCCGGGAAATCCTGCGGATTGGCCGAGAGCGTCTGCACGAGTTCGGCCACGCGGGTGTCGTCGGCGGGCTGGGCCGCCTGCGGCTCGGGATCGGTCACGCCGGCCTCCTCTGCTGGGCGCACGTTCTGGCTGGACCTAAAGGTAGGGGCCAACCCGAAGCGGCGATCATCGCCAGCGGACGCCGCGGGCTTAGGCGTTGGCCAGCGCCGGATAGTCGGTGTAGCCCTTCTCGGTGCCGCCGTAGAAGGTCGATTCGTCCCATTCCTGCACCGCCGCGCCCGTGCGGTACCGATGGGCGAGATCGGGGTTCGAGATGAACGGCTTGCCGAAGGTCACCGCGTCGGCCATCCCGTCGCCGATCCGCTGGGCCGCCAGCTCGGCGGAGTAGCTCCCGTTGCCGACGTAGATGCCCGATCCGCCGGCCTTGAAGGCGTTGCGGATGGCCGACAGCGCGACCTCGGTCTCGGCCGTCCGCCGCGAGGGGCCGAACTCCTCGACGACGTGCAGGAACGCCAGCCCCATGCCCGCGAGCTTGCCGGCGAGGTAGGCGAAGGTCTCGGCCGGGCTCTCGTCCGCCATGTCGTTGAACTTGCCCATGGGGCTGATGCGGTAGCCCACGCGGCCCGCGCCCCAGACGCCGCACACCGCCTCGGCCACCTCCAGGCAGAATCGCGCGCGGCGCTCGAGGTCGCCGCCGTAGCGATCGGTCCGGGTGTTGGTCGCGGCGCGGATGAACTGGTCGAGCAGGTAGCCATTAGCGCCGTGGATCTCGACGCCGTCGAAGCCGGCGTCCTTGGCCCGCTGGGCGCCGTCGCGGAACTGGTCGACCACGCCCGGGACCTCGTCGGTGGCCAGGGCGCGGGGCTCGGAGACGTCCACCATGCCGCTTTCGCTATCGATGTAGGTCTTGCTCTGGGCGCGGATGGCCGACGGCGCGACCGGCTGCCCCCCGCCGGGCTGCAGCGCCGTGTGGCTGATGCGGCCGACGTGCCAGAGCTGGAGCACGATCAGCCCGCCCTCGGCGTGGACGGCGTCCGTAACCCGCCGCCAGCCCTCGACCTGCTCGTCGCTGTGGATGCCGGGGGTGAAGGCATAGCCCTTGCCCTGCGGGCTGACCTGCGTGGCCTCGCTGACGATCAGGCCCGCCCCGGTCCCGGGGTTGGCCCGCTGGCGGTAGTACTCGGCGTTGAGCTCCCAGGGCACGTCGCCCGGCTGCTTGCTGCGGCTGCGAGTCAGCGGCGCCATCCAGACGCGGTGCGCGGTGCGCAGCTCGCCGGCCTGGATGGGCTCGAACAGGGGTGCAAGGTCCTGGGTGGAGGTCGCGGACGCGTCGGTGGGTGCAGTAGCCATAAGGCTGGATTGTTGCCGCGTACGATGCCCAACCCATGATCGACCTGAAGCAGCTACGGGAAACGCCAGATCTCTACCGCGACGGCGCCCGCCGCAAGGGCTCGCCGGTGGACGTCGACCGCGTGCTCGAACTCGACGAAAAGAAGCGGCAGCTGCAGACCCAGCAGGAGCAGCTCCAGGCCGAGCAGAACAAGCTCGCGAAGGAGATGGGCCCGCAGATGGGCAAGCTGGGCAAGCGGATCAAGGCCGCCGTGGGCGCCGAGCAGGCCCGCCTCCAGGAGGAGATGGACAACCTCAAGGCCGGCCCGGCGAAGCTCAAGGCCGACATCGAGCGGCTGGACGCCGAGATCGAGGAGATCGAGCCCGAGCTGCGGGCGCTGCTGCTGGCCATCCCCCAGCCACCCGACCCCGACGTCCCCAACGGCGCCAGCAGCGACGAC includes these proteins:
- a CDS encoding PfkB family carbohydrate kinase; the protein is MPLIVTGTVGIDTVYTPDHGHRENVLGGSCTYFAAAASFYCRPVRVVGVVGDDFPEQLRSTIDRFAGVDHSGLEVRSGSKTFRWGGKYLDNMDQRETLYTDLGVLAEEPPAVPPHFRDSRYVFLANTHPAVQLSLLEQLGERRLAVADTMDLWIDTARPELEQLLQKIDGLVLNFDEAEQLTGRRNTVSAARHILDLGPRFVVVKKGEHGCIIVHRDGIAALPAYPTEEVVDPTGAGDSFAGGMMGSIASEAEADASMDPGDFAAIRRAVAHGTIIASFNIESFSLDRLATLDRGEIDERYRAFAAMVRVA
- the rarD gene encoding EamA family transporter RarD gives rise to the protein MNAEQQHSGRAGLAYGLAAYAWWGSAVPIYLHALSQGTWSADPMELLAQRVWFGLPLVLGLLALRGRMGELRAALGDRRMLGTLLVSSALLVANWFAFIWAVGNDRLLDSSLGYYLNPLVSVALGMLVLGERPRRLQLAAIGMCVVAVAWLTYQRGSLPWVAVTVALSFGMYGLVRKRATVKPMPGLCVELIILLPLMAGIYAALFSAGRAEILDGRPVQMGLMALSGVMIVVPLLWFAAAAHRLRLATLGMLQYIGPSGQFLLALYYGEALNRHTLATFVVIWIALGLYSWDAWRGTRGTG
- a CDS encoding glutamine--tRNA ligase/YqeY domain fusion protein; the protein is MTTESPTAPQRQKHFIEEAIDADVAAGRWGAAGDASVVRTRFPPEPNGYLHIGHAKSICLNFGLARRYGGACSLRFDDTNPAKEEQRYVDAIVGDVRWLGFEWPGMREADPLAGVRFASDYFERMYAWAQDLIGKGLAYVDEQTAEQIRETRGTLTEPGTPSPYRDRPTTESLDLFEQMKAGAFPDGSRVLRAKIDMASPNINLRDPVLYRVLNAPHHRTGDAWHVYPMYDWAHGLEDSIEGITHSICTLEFEDHRPLYDWLIDAINRDRAEPIHHPQQIEFARWSPSYTVTSKRRLRQLVEEGHVSGWDDPRMPTLSGLKRRGVTPRAIRAFCDDGGVTKFNALIDIGRLENAVRDDLNQRAPRRMCVLDPLRVTIQNWGEHGDADRTEWMDAQNNPEDPDAGVRRVPFTGTLYIERDDFMEDPPKKFFRLGPGREVRLRAGYWITCVDVVKDGERIVEIVCTYDPQTRGGNNPPPDAGGAVRKVKGTLHWVSAEHAVDAEVRAFDRLFTVEQPDRRPKDAGEDWSFLENLNRDSLKTVHAKLEPHWPTSDEERAAGTGVFQDHIERFQFERLGYFCIDRESTEGTPVFNRTVTLKDAWAKVKGK
- a CDS encoding alkene reductase; the encoded protein is MATAPTDASATSTQDLAPLFEPIQAGELRTAHRVWMAPLTRSRSKQPGDVPWELNAEYYRQRANPGTGAGLIVSEATQVSPQGKGYAFTPGIHSDEQVEGWRRVTDAVHAEGGLIVLQLWHVGRISHTALQPGGGQPVAPSAIRAQSKTYIDSESGMVDVSEPRALATDEVPGVVDQFRDGAQRAKDAGFDGVEIHGANGYLLDQFIRAATNTRTDRYGGDLERRARFCLEVAEAVCGVWGAGRVGYRISPMGKFNDMADESPAETFAYLAGKLAGMGLAFLHVVEEFGPSRRTAETEVALSAIRNAFKAGGSGIYVGNGSYSAELAAQRIGDGMADAVTFGKPFISNPDLAHRYRTGAAVQEWDESTFYGGTEKGYTDYPALANA